The genomic segment tgttattaaaaaatgatCTCTTACCAGGGTAACCCCCTGTCCAAGGGTTTTTGGTAAAATATAGAGCATTCAAATGTAGTAAGAGTCATCCTGTAGTAAAGCCGTagccaaaaatgtttattaaaaggaaaaaaatctttattaggacataagcctaacacgtttcgtgcctgagGTGGCTACTagcctataagtaagtgcccacctcaggcacgaaacgcgttaggcttacACATGttctaaaaatgattattttcctTTGTTAGAATTTGAATGCTCTGTATTTTCCCTCTAATAATCCCTTTCACTGTCTTAAATCAACACTAATGAACATGGTGGGTATATTATCTGTTATATAAGATTGTGTAAGTCATTAGTGTGGGGTAACACAGATATTTATGGCCGTGCTCTTCTTTGGCTCTTCCCATTGCAGATGGTCGTGTTTGTGTTGGACACAGAGGGCTCCCTGGATACTGGGGGTTCAAGATACATTTGCCTGAAATTGTCTGCATTATCCATGATCCTCAGCTCCTACCTGGTAGGTCACTGCCTCCCCCCTCATGTCATTTACTACTCCGGGGGGCTGGACTTTCCACTAACATGCAACTCATTAATATTCATGTGTCAAAGTCTGGTGCAGTAAAGTAGCGCTGTACATATTAATCTGGCTCAATGTACACAGGGCACAAGACCCCTGCACTTGCCTTACTTAGGCAACTGGTAAGTATAAGCCTCTGGATCCGCCTACACTGCTGAATGTGCCTGGTATACAatgtgcccttaaaggagaactaaaccctaaaaataaatatggttaaaaatggcatattttctatagtgaacttattgcacgaggctaaagtttgagcttgtcaatagcagcaatgatccaggacttcaaacttgtcacagggggtcaccatcttggaaagtgtctgtgacactcacatgctcagtgggctctgattggctgttgagaagctaagcttagggctcgtcactaattatccagcagaaaatgagcttccctggctgtaatataagctgatgctacaggtttgctgattattacattctgatgctaattgcactggtttctgtgctgccatgtagtaattatgtgtattaattactaatcagccttatattgtgacatttctattctatgtgtactgtatattgtgagtggctccctaagctcagtaagtgacagcagcacagagcatgtgcagtgaatcagcagaaaagaagatggggagctactggggcatctttggagacatagatctttactgctaaagggctgtggttgccttgggctggtacagaagcacaaaacatcatgtacaacatttctagctactttagttaggctttagttctcctttaaagggatttcagGGGGAATCTCACACACATTTCACAGCCATTAAGGGTGGACATACACGATTAGATCTTAACCCAATAAGCCCACTAACAGCAGGACGATATTGGATTAATCCGAACGATCGGCCCTGGGaccgaacaattggattaaaatgATACAAATGGGAGCCGACGGGTCGTAGGTCCaaatcaactagccaatgcggtcctggatcaaagaaaaaatcaaacttgcccgatcgatatctgcctgatttttggcctgatatcaatcaggGGGATCTGTCGGAAGCCCCCGCGATCAGGAAAATAAGATGGTGAATCAATAAACAAGAAGAGTCAGAAGGCGCACTCCCAGCCAAAGAAATGTGAGGTGCGATACTTACGGGAATCCCCAACAGACTCACCATAATAGACGTGATATTCTTACTGCCTTTTCTTTCTTGTATATTTttccctgatgaagaccttaccggtcgaaacgcgtagggctatGCTTAAAGGGCTGATATAGGCAGCTTTAATTTGATCATCTATGGCCACCTGTCAGGAGCAAATCTGGGCATGTAACAGCACAGTGAAAGGGCAAAATAAtggttttgtttatattttggtctttttttcagattttcaatgTGAACTCAAGCCTGAAAACAACAGAACTCGATTATCTGGAGGTGAGAAGGCAAAGGGAAGGGCTGAGAGAAACATAAATATGATTATGAATCTTGTAACTTTCTCATATGAAATCAGCAGAGATAAGGGGAAATAGTCCTTCCTTACTTGCACTGCATCTGGGCACAAGCTACATGGGGAcggacatttatcaaaggtcgaatttcaaattcatgtttcatgagttttttgaaactcccttaaattcgaatgaattcgaCTTgggggaatttattaaaaaaaaaaaaaatcaaaattttttaaactcgattagaattcgatcaaacttgattcgagttttttctcctaaaaaatcTTGAACGTCAGGAGGGccgcaaacatcttcaaattgatccctggacctctcccgttgacttatactgTAATTcaacagcttttaggtggtgaatggccAAATTCTAAAGGCCAGGATATGATaataatcttgaaaatcgaatttgaatttttaaaaaaaaaaaaaaaaacttgaatcgagtttggataattccctagttgaatttgaccataaaaaaattcgaatttgaattttcaattcgacccttaataaatctgcccctagtgtaaAGCAGCCAATGGAGGTTTTGTGTTACTCTTGAGTCGCCATACAGCTTGgccaatttcaacaatctgggcATCTACAGCCAGTCGGGGGGCACTCAAAGCGATAAACTACAAATTTTTCCTTGCATAAATTtagtaaattaaagggatactgtcatggggaaaaaaaaaattcaaaatgaatcagttaatagtgctgctctagcagaattctgcactgaaatccatttctcaaaagagcaaacagatttgtttatattcaattttgaaatctaacatggggctagacattttgtcaatttcccagctgccccaagtcatgtgacttgtgctctgataaacttcaatcactctttactgctttactgcaagttaaagtgatatcacccccctcccttttcccccccccagcagccaaacaaaagaacaatgggaaggtaaccagatagcagctccctaacacaagataacagctgcctggtagatctaagaacaacactcaatagtaaaaacccatgtctcactgagacacattcagttacattgagaaggaaaaacagcagcctgccagaaagcatttctctcctaaagtgcaggcacaagtcacatgaccaggggcagctgggaaattgacaatatgtctagccccatgtcagatttcaaaactgaatataaaaaaatctgtttgctcttttgagaaatggatttcagtgcaggattctgctggagcagcactattaactgatgcgtgttgaaaaaaacatgttttccgatgacagtatccctttaagtaagcgAAGAGGAGCTGCAGCTCCCGGTTGTAACCGAAATGATCATCACAATGCAACGTATCCTGCCCTTCCACCCGCAGGTTGGTCTGTTGGCCGGCCGTACTGATTGGCAGCTGAGTTGCCGCCTTCAGTCTAATACTTTATTCTATTGTTTTCAGATGTATCTTCATGTGGCAGAACTAGCCGGGAAATCTTTTGAGCTGCAGTATTTACAGGTAAAGGAACGATTGTGCAAGACTCCTTAGTGTCCTTGTAAAACACAAATTCTCTATCATTCTCTGTCGGTTTTCGGCTGAAACCTCACATTCCTGCGACAATCATAtgaagcaaaaaaatttttttttcagttttcctgtccctaatttgcatatgcaaatctgaattgggtttggtattcggctgaatctttcatgaaggattctgggattcggccgaatcccaaaaagtggatttggtgcatccctacaacagACAACACTGAGGGgcgcatttattaaaggggaactatcgcaaaaacaaaaatgtattattagcttcagcatactgaagtgAGAAACTAAatgcaatcaatgaaatattctgtattgtttctgaaataatcacgtttatcttcactattcctctctcagcatctgtttctcttcattctgtcttcatgcagcagttgggtgtcagttagatccaatatatcttataggggggctccttttgcctagaagatgtattagagctcactctattaaactcaccagacatcatgtctctctacatgcaggatttgtgcaaaaggcagttattttgttacatttttgtatatactggaatttgagtgagctctaatacatctgctaggaaaggagcccccctataagatatattggatctaactgtcagtgaatatctgacacccaactgctgaatgaagacagaatgaagagaaacagatgctgagagaggaatagtgaagataaacgtgattatttcagaaacagtgcagcatttttaattgattgcatttaaaaagtttcttacttcagtatgaggaagcttatattaaattttcattttcacgatagttcccctttaacattggagacaaacatcaatGTGACAACCAATTAGATGGGAACAGTCAcgtacaagttagaaaacaaaagcaaagatctgcttgGTTGTAATTGGCAATATCAGTGGTGATGTTAGTTTCCAGtgctaataaatctgcccctatataggGATGTGACCCAGTAAAGGATTATATACAGTCTGTTTGGCTTCATCTTTACCTTTGAATACATAGTCTCCTGTGTAATGTCCACGTGTGTTTTGAGTCCCAGTTGCCATGAGTTTGCCTTTATGTGTTCCAGCACCTGGATATACTGATCAGAGATTGGTTTGATTCAGAGAAATGTCGCAGAGAAGACGCCCAATCATATATCAACCGCGAGACTGAGGTATGTACTTCCATATCTGAGACGCTGTATCTCAACCGTTGGGTTGGAATTAGGGATTTGTTGATTCTTGACTAGGAGTGTGGTTGTCCAATCACATATGCACTCAGATGCTCATTTACATACAGAGAACATTCTGTCTCCACCCCCTTATCCCCCCCCCATCATTGCTGGCTGGGCACTAGTTGGGCAACATCGACTGCAGAGCTCACCATGTGCATGACCATCCCAAATGGCAAGAgatagggaggcacatttatcaaaagtcaaatttcgaattcatgtctTTTTTAaagctcccatgaactcgaaatgtattataaaaatctaatttttttaactcGGGTGAATAGTAtagacccgaaaactcgaatcaaatgtGAATCGAATAAACtcgatttaaagttttttttctccgaaaaaaactcgaaggctgcagacaactccaaaatgatccctggacgtctcccattgacttaagcaTCAATtgggcaagttttaggtggcgaatacttgaattccagttcttaaagggccaggatatgataaatctcgaaaatttaattcagattttttttaaaaaaaactcttatcgAATTTGAACTCTGGatcaattaggcaggttaaaatcgagtacaaaaggttgaacttgatggacgtgtgtcttttttcaacctaacttactatgtaactatgaataactctctagttgaatttgacagttttgaccataaaaaacctaaaaaattcgaatttcgaattttttaattcgacccttgataaatctgccccttagtactaGGTCTACAAAAGGCAAAGTTTTGCAAGCTGGGCCCCCTTTGTAAATGGGTAAGAAAGCGCctcttattttaaaggaatgtaaaattaatgagggggctattctaagaaattgtGCACTgtacattcatcatttattttttttagattccaagatattaagggatacatgtgctgttaatatgaatgaattttgttacaacagcgccacctgctggtcagtttcagaccagtctgaccaccaagtagtcaaggaagttgtcagacttggtggtcagactggtggaaaaatgaccagcaggtggcgctgctgtaacaaaattcattcatattaacagcacatgtatccttttatatcttggaatctaaaaaaaataatgaatgtaaaatacaaaagtgcttagaatagccccctcattaattttacattcacttatttcaaaggtttacttatcctttaagcacaaATACACATGGTCTGAAACTTTTCccaactgcaactcccatcattctTTAGCCACCCAGTCGTTCAGTCTGCAGGCTGATCCTGATTGGATCTTGCAGTTTTTTTCCATCCACTGGGGTGGTCAGATTGCACTCAGTCATAGCGCTTGACCTGGAGACTGACCGGTCATGTTCCCATTAGAATCAGCATACGTAGGTCATTggaattattggattaaaagtGAGCAACCCAACCTAGAGCTTTTTTTAAGTGTGATGACTATAATGAACTGactgcaactgtttttttttttcctaaaagagGTTGAGAAAGAAATCTGAATATCCCTGTGTGTTAAACACCCTGAGAAGCCCATCAGTGAGCTGCTGCCTCTTGCCCCACCCAGGAAAAAGACTGATGGGAGTCAGCGAGGGAAGGCTTTCAGGTAACACTCACCTCTAGTAAACATTGctcttccttttctttcccaAAATATTGTTACTAGATTTCCAATGGCTTTCAGTCTCCACCAATCCtcaaaactgcaccagcccccCAAAAATCCATTCCTACAGATTGGTACCCCACTGCTTATAATTACTCCCCATTACACACACAataaggttaaaggaaaactataccccccaaacaatgtaggtctctattaaaagatactgagtaaaacagctcatgtgtaaaaccctgcttcatgtaaataaaccattttcagaataatatacttttctagtagtatgtgccattgggtaatcataaatagaaaattgccattttaaaaaataagggccgccccctgagatcgtaagattcactgtgcacacatacaaaccacatgtaaggtcacatgagccaattaacagacagagttctgccttttgcttcctcgcttcttcctgttacagttagagctgcagtatttctggtcaggtgatctcttcctgttacagttagagctgcagtatttctggtcaggtgatctcttcctgttacagttagagctgcagtatttctggtcaggtgatctctgaggcagcacagatagagtcacgaaatggtggttcaaggcaagagatgtaaaagggcaatatttatctaaatatatattccagtttggtaagattctttaatatgtcattcaatttgatataaactatctgttgcttaagtattcattttgggggtatagttttcctttaaggccattGGAATGTTCACATGCAATGTTTCAGGACACTGGCCACCCTACTCTACATATTCCCATAGGACTTGTGATATTCCATCTTGCTTATCTTTACAGACATGGATGATGATTTCAGGAACCACCTTCAAAACTACATAACGGACCTTGTGCAAGGCATCTGGCGCCACATCAAAACTGATATCTGTGGGGATAAAGTGACCTGTGCCCAACTGGAGAGAAAATTAAAGGTGTGTGTGTGGCCACTCCATTTATTTCTAGTACAGAATTGCTGTTTCTTATTGCTCTTTTGTATCCAGGACCGCCATCAAAAATCACAGGTCCccaacagcaacattttctgggtcccagcccaagccccaccccagatcctatCCCCACACCACcgtaaaaagtccacacagacatcagcccttaaaacggtaacccccccccacacacacaagttggtggtcagggccccttataagttaaaaaaaatagcagccaGGGTCAAACATAAAAGTTTTGGTGTCAGGGCCCACctgccagggccctccataaaagtttttttaaaaaaaaatggtggtcagggccctcctacaagtaaaaacaaaaacattggtggtcatagaatatttttaaaaaaccattggtggccaagtggtttaataaaaaaaaaaaacacattggtgtttagtGGTGTTTAGTGGTGTTTAGCTGTTCTTCAGCTTCTTTGTTACTTTCGCGGTTTCGGGTCTTCAGCTTTGGCTACTTTCGTGGCTTTGAGTCGTTTTAGATCTacaacttcaggtcttttcgctgcttcgggtcTTCAGCTTCTACTACTTTCGCGGCTTCGGCTCACTTTGCGACTTCGGGACTTCAGCAATTTGGGACATTTTGCGGCGCATCACTTCCTCGCTGGTAAGTGGGGCCTGGCTAATTCGAAAAGTgtagcacagccgggcccctctTGAGGCCAGGCCCGGTACAGTTGTATCCCCTAcgcctgatggtggccctgattgtAACTGAGACAACATCCATAGTACAGGTTTCCCCATCACACTAATTGGTTCCTGACATCTCACATGCATCTGGCTAGGCAAAAAACTGACAGTTTGGTTCAGGTCCTGAAAATTGACATTAACACTGTTTCTTTGTAGGAATGTGTGGACCTATTGCAGAAAGAGCAATACAGATTTGCCTCCCCATTGCAGGTAAGAAGCCATATGTTCTGTTTCAGTCTGTGCCCTTAGATTCTTCTGCCCGCCCAGGTGTATAGATAAGGGCACTGTGCCAGTTTACCTTGTCTGTCTTTACGGGTGGGAGGGGCTACAGGGGACAGGATTGGCTGCTTGTTTGAAGCccgcacagggtcggactggggggcccggggcccaccgggactactgtccagggccccttccgcCCCCTACTGCGACGCACCGAGTGCGCGCACACAAAGGTGGCGCTTGGCGCACCAGCGTGAAAacgcctggcgcatgcgcagaaggcgttgcgctgatcggcgctgcgggaagcaaacttttttaaagatatctggagaggtgtctggcccggcgggggcccattaagggtcggggcccaccgggtattttcccggtgtccggccgggccagtccgacactgagtccaCAGATCACAGCACTGGGCACCTTGAcagaatggggcagatttatcaagggtcgaattgaaaattagaaattagaattttttgagttcTTTTATGTGTCAATTGTGTATGTATTcgattttctaaatttatcatactctggccatttaagaacttgaactcgactattcgccacctaaaacctagcgaTTTGTTGttaaagtcaacgggagaggtccagggatcgatttggagttgtttgcagccttcctgacatgcaaggttttttttttagagaaaagaactcaaattaagtttttaaaatttaattggaTTCTAGTTTTCCGGTCAATCctaaaattcgatttttataatagatttcgattggtcgaatttgagttcatgggagttaggAAAAACTCTTCTTCCTCCTTAGATGTTCTTCACATTTGAAAACCACAAGAATATGAGCAGAGTTGAAGGGGAATTCCGGAAACACATGGATAATCTGGTAAGCGGCTTATCATGAACTTCTTAGGTACTTACCTGAGCactattttattatgcaaaaactgttttttccccACTGGGCTAACAGAGCTCACATTCTGGGTCGGAGAACTACATCCCCCCAATCCTTGGAAGCGCTAGACCACCCTCACTGAGAGGACATGACATGGCTCACACAACCTACAACTTCAGTAGGGGAAAACATTGAGGAGTGTTTGAACCAATCAACAGCTAGTTAgagagtttaaggggcagatttattaattgttgaattcaaaattagaatttttgattttttttttatggtcaaaactctcaaatttgaattgtgaataatccaaactcaattagaattttaattagaAATTTGAGCTTTATCAAaccttgcccctttaaaaatgtggaattcagctattcgccacctaaaacccgccgagttcatgtataagtcaatgggaaaggtccagtgACCAACTTGAAGATGtcactagccttcctgacattcacgtttttttcggagaattcgaatttgattcgagttttcaggtcagtaatatttgttcgagttttagatattcgtttttcttattaaataaccccccaatcgaatttcaagtataatCGAAATGTAATAGTTTAAAAtaatttcacatgaatttgaaattcgaccattgataaatgtgcctctctatGTTGACAAGACTAGAAGCAAATGGACGATTTGAGTAGGACTGCCATGTCCAATACCAACAATGAAAGTGTAAAAGTCTACATTCCCTGTGATCATTACCACTTCCACTCTTTATCCTCCTGCTCATACACCGTCCTTTAGCTTCCTGTCTGTTTACACACTTCCTGCACTTTGCTTCCTGTTGCTATGCCACGCCTCTTCCCTCAGCTTCCACTTCCTGTCCTGGATTTGTTTTAGCCTTAATTCCTCCTCCTTTTgctatttttcaggccccagcCAGTTCTTCTCCTTTCAAGATTGTGGGAGTGAAACCCAGCAAGATGAGGTACATGACCAGTGAAGCTGCCGCCCATTTTCTCTCTGTCTATGAAGAATCAATTAAAGACGATGACAGTCAAGACCGGCAGCTGCTGATGGATGAAATGAAATCCGTTTTGCTTGAAGCAGAGGAAAAATTTAACACTGAATACTCCAAACGGTTCAAGAAGTGCACCATAGGGATTGGCTGCGCTGTGGGGGGTGGTGTTTTAAGCTTGGCAGGAGGCGTGGCTGGAGCTGTGGTAGCTGGAACAGTACTGGCGGCTGCGGCTGCGGTGGGCGGTACTGCTGCGGTGCTGATTACAGGGGCTGTGGGAGGCACGGTGACATTGGGAGCCattgcaaacaaaaaaacagaaacaaagcgCTAAACAACAGAAGAGGGAGGAGACGGGTCAGGAACGGACACACAGCAGCTGGTGGAACCGTAAcatccattaaaggaaaaggaaaggttaacattaagtaagctttatcagaaaggtctatataaatataccagtaaccctcaaagtaatgctgttctctgtcaaaagaaacacagcatttctttccttctattgtgtactcatgggcttctgtatcagacttcctgttttcagcttaaacctccagggctggagcatgctcagtttgctcctctctcccccttccattctccctcctcccctccctgctgtgatctgagcccagagctatgagtgagcagggacagactcagacaggaagtgatgtcacaccaagctaatatggcagctgctatcctaaacaaacagaagtTTAAGAGCAGATCCAGGAGCATGATAAGTTCATTTTGCAGACAGAAACAGAAGTGGGAGGGGCATATATTGAATGCTATATGCTAGAACACGGCCGTC from the Xenopus laevis strain J_2021 chromosome 9_10L, Xenopus_laevis_v10.1, whole genome shotgun sequence genome contains:
- the LOC108703962 gene encoding RING finger protein 112-like, which gives rise to MGGNSSNNNKPPSMSREVSVRFHKLEEDITCSVCLSQLTDPVSITCGHTFCKNCIVSCWDTPQLLGYRCPECRKVCPKDQLISVHRLKNLIAKVQLVMREEQAKQETPACAVPLVYTDSRGHLQLDETNVQSCFLDSDVADYPVCLICVIGEKRRGKSFLLNYIMRALSCQERGEPISFGAEDEPLCGFKWEAGTESITQGIWIWNKPFILEHNGEKMVVFVLDTEGSLDTGGSRYICLKLSALSMILSSYLIFNVNSSLKTTELDYLEMYLHVAELAGKSFELQYLQHLDILIRDWFDSEKCRREDAQSYINRETERLRKKSEYPCVLNTLRSPSVSCCLLPHPGKRLMGVSEGRLSDMDDDFRNHLQNYITDLVQGIWRHIKTDICGDKVTCAQLERKLKECVDLLQKEQYRFASPLQMFFTFENHKNMSRVEGEFRKHMDNLAPASSSPFKIVGVKPSKMRYMTSEAAAHFLSVYEESIKDDDSQDRQLLMDEMKSVLLEAEEKFNTEYSKRFKKCTIGIGCAVGGGVLSLAGGVAGAVVAGTVLAAAAAVGGTAAVLITGAVGGTVTLGAIANKKTETKR